From Mytilus edulis chromosome 9, xbMytEdul2.2, whole genome shotgun sequence, the proteins below share one genomic window:
- the LOC139488934 gene encoding uncharacterized protein, which translates to MLLLLVLSLLLLEGQARSPMSARYFNDGIPSFPNPEKCEIYLNKAFECKERPSIGKYINTQGANGEKLGTTFLDLVNARKTTIEKAIVADMCSYYVGVSACMKATIYNYIGKYCPAARYQVAKSYQIVSSAVCSKIAEDLEEMVQCANHDNGILVTFASCMYGAYSFIKAHPGRHPASMIDRYRDCFYQFESCPKQMMTWDTINMFNEYHNDISFLLSAGLGIQI; encoded by the exons GGCAAGCAAGAAGCCCAATGAGTGCAAGATATTTTAATGATGGTATCCCATCATTTCCGAATCCAGAAAAATgtgaaatatatttgaataaagcTTTCGAATGTAAGGAGCGACCTTCAATAGGAAAGTACATAAACACTCAGGGTGCGAATGGTGAAAAATTGGGAACTACATTCCTGGATCTTGTCAATGCTCGAAAAACTACCATAGAAAAAGCAATTGTAGCAGATATGTGCAG TTACTATGTTGGTGTGTCTGCTTGTATGAAGGCTACCATTTATAATTATATTGGAAAATATTGCCCAGCAGCGCGCTATCAGGTTGCAAAGTCATATCAGATCGTTTCCTCGGCGGTTTGTTCCAAAATAGCAGAAG ATCTTGAAGAGATGGTTCAATGTGCCAACCACGATAATGGCATTTTAGTTACGTTCGCAAGCTGCATGTATGGAGCATATAGTTTTATAAAGGCACATCCAGGAAGACATCCTGCCAG tatGATTGATCGGTATCGGGATTGTTTCTACCAGTTTGAAAGCTGTCCAAAGCAGATGATGACATGGGATACgattaacatgtttaatgaataCCATAATGATATTAGTTTTTTGTTGAGCGCCGGTTTGGGAatacaaatatga